A window of Tautonia plasticadhaerens contains these coding sequences:
- a CDS encoding M14 family metallopeptidase: MRQLAATLLTLSALAPAVSSADDSAGPYFEPKVRIAFNRLYDYPELVEAMRALVDGHPDLLSMESVGQSVEGRDIWCITVNNPETGPDASKPAFYCEGNVHGNEVQAAEACLYLAWYLAENYGRLDKVTEMVDRRAFYVLPTVNPDGRAWWFDAPNTPSTSRSGKSPVDDDRDGLLDEDGYDDLDGDGQIVLMRRKSPDGRYVLSGDDPREMVPIRPEDEARGDRYELLGYEGTDEDGDGDVNEDQPGYYDMNRNWPADWQPGHIQGGAGPFPLCWPETRSIAEFILDRPNIAGVQSYHNAAGMILRGPAHPSRESEYPREDENIARAIGEVGTRLLPFYRNFIIYKDLYAVRGGFVNWTYEHLGIFSYTNELWNNAQLLGSQAGQGGGLEDAVGASGEAAQLFANDRLMLGANFIDWHEFDHPTYGPIELGGFVKQSQRVPPPFLLEELCHRNTAFVLYHADQMPLLDWAGVEVEGLGDGLYQVTASVENARAIPTRSAQARRRDIGLPDRFSLSGDGIEVLGGGRLLDADTGRVEPQEHTPDRIELPGGVEGRSIARVRWFIRGDGEATVRFEAQKGGTLERAVSLD, translated from the coding sequence ATGCGACAACTTGCCGCGACCCTCCTCACGCTCTCCGCGCTGGCCCCCGCCGTCTCGTCTGCCGACGACTCGGCCGGCCCCTACTTCGAGCCGAAGGTCCGGATCGCCTTCAACAGGCTGTACGACTATCCCGAGCTCGTCGAGGCGATGCGGGCCCTCGTCGACGGCCACCCCGATTTGCTCTCGATGGAGTCGGTGGGCCAGAGCGTCGAGGGCCGGGACATCTGGTGCATCACCGTCAACAACCCCGAGACGGGGCCCGACGCGAGCAAGCCCGCCTTCTACTGCGAGGGGAACGTCCACGGCAACGAGGTGCAGGCGGCCGAGGCCTGCCTGTACCTCGCCTGGTACCTCGCCGAGAATTACGGGAGGCTTGATAAGGTCACCGAGATGGTCGACCGCCGCGCCTTCTACGTCCTGCCCACGGTCAACCCCGACGGCCGGGCCTGGTGGTTCGACGCCCCGAACACCCCCAGCACCTCCCGGAGCGGCAAGTCCCCGGTCGACGACGACCGGGACGGCCTGCTCGACGAGGACGGCTACGACGACCTCGACGGCGACGGCCAGATCGTCCTCATGCGCCGCAAGAGCCCCGACGGCCGGTACGTCCTCTCGGGGGACGACCCGAGGGAGATGGTCCCGATCCGGCCCGAGGACGAGGCCCGGGGAGACCGCTACGAGCTGCTCGGCTACGAGGGGACCGACGAGGACGGCGACGGCGACGTCAACGAGGACCAGCCCGGCTACTACGACATGAACCGGAACTGGCCGGCCGACTGGCAGCCCGGCCACATCCAGGGCGGGGCAGGGCCGTTCCCGCTCTGCTGGCCGGAGACGAGGTCGATCGCCGAGTTCATCCTCGACCGGCCGAACATCGCCGGGGTGCAGTCGTACCACAACGCCGCCGGGATGATCCTCCGGGGGCCCGCCCACCCGAGCCGGGAGTCGGAGTACCCCCGGGAGGACGAGAACATCGCCCGGGCGATCGGCGAGGTCGGCACCCGGCTGCTGCCGTTCTACCGGAACTTCATCATCTACAAGGACCTGTACGCGGTCCGCGGCGGGTTCGTGAACTGGACTTACGAGCACCTCGGCATCTTCTCGTATACTAATGAGCTGTGGAACAACGCCCAGCTGCTGGGGTCCCAGGCCGGCCAGGGCGGGGGGCTGGAGGACGCCGTCGGCGCGAGCGGGGAGGCGGCGCAGCTGTTCGCCAACGACCGCCTGATGCTCGGCGCCAACTTCATCGATTGGCACGAGTTCGACCACCCGACCTATGGCCCGATCGAGCTGGGGGGCTTCGTCAAGCAGTCGCAGCGCGTCCCCCCTCCCTTCCTGCTGGAGGAACTCTGTCACCGCAATACGGCCTTCGTCCTCTACCACGCCGACCAGATGCCGCTGCTGGACTGGGCCGGGGTCGAGGTCGAGGGACTCGGCGACGGGCTGTATCAGGTGACCGCCTCGGTCGAGAACGCCCGGGCCATTCCCACCCGGTCGGCCCAGGCCCGGCGCCGGGACATCGGCCTGCCGGATCGGTTCAGCCTCTCCGGGGACGGCATCGAGGTCCTCGGCGGCGGCCGGCTGCTGGACGCCGACACCGGCCGGGTCGAGCCCCAGGAACACACGCCCGACCGCATCGAACTGCCCGGGGGCGTCGAGGGGCGGTCGATCGCCCGGGTCCGCTGGTTCATCCGGGGGGACGGCGAGGCCACCGTCCGCTTCGAGGCCCAGAAGGGCGGGACGCTGGAGCGGGCGGTGAGCCTGGACTGA
- a CDS encoding tetratricopeptide repeat protein yields MPRRVWIAALSLWPGLPQVWSGQEVMGLILAGLFAATLNAAIVTHLIWTEAVSPALTTFVTALAAGTWVAGLAYTLWWVLRCHPERYRAEIEQLYREATEHYLRGRWNDARRRFEQILTMDETDADTLMHLGTLFLRTEQPDQARRAFRQCLELEGGTKWRWEIDQALARLGNG; encoded by the coding sequence ATGCCCAGACGCGTCTGGATCGCCGCGTTGAGCCTCTGGCCGGGGCTGCCGCAGGTGTGGTCGGGGCAGGAGGTCATGGGGCTGATCCTGGCGGGCTTATTCGCGGCGACCCTCAATGCGGCCATCGTCACCCACCTGATCTGGACCGAGGCCGTGTCGCCCGCCCTGACGACCTTCGTCACCGCGCTGGCCGCCGGCACCTGGGTGGCGGGACTGGCCTATACGCTTTGGTGGGTCTTGCGGTGCCACCCGGAGCGCTACCGGGCCGAGATCGAGCAGCTCTACCGCGAGGCTACCGAGCACTACCTCCGGGGCCGTTGGAACGACGCCCGGCGCCGGTTCGAGCAGATCCTGACGATGGACGAGACCGACGCCGACACCCTGATGCACCTGGGCACCCTGTTCCTCCGCACCGAGCAACCCGACCAGGCCCGCCGGGCCTTCCGCCAGTGCCTGGAGCTGGAGGGCGGCACCAAGTGGCGATGGGAGATCGACCAGGCCCTCGCCCGGCTGGGCAACGGCTGA
- a CDS encoding ATP-dependent Clp protease ATP-binding subunit — protein sequence MYERFTDRARKVMQLANQEAQRFNHEYVGTEHVLLGLVKEGSGVAANVLKNLDVDLRKIRVEVEKIVQSGPDMVTMGKLPQTPRAKKVIEYAIEEARNLNHNYVGTEHLLLGLLREQEGVAAQVLMNLGLKLEEVREEVLNLLGHGMDAGGEAERGGAAAKGGKSKTPALDSFGRDLTELARQGKLDPVIGRQNEIERVVQILSRRQKNNPVLLGEAGVGKTAIVEGLAQLIVDANVPELLRDRRIVVLDLAMMVAGTKYRGQFEERIKAVMNEVRRAKNTILFIDELHTLVGAGGAEGAIDASNVLKPALARGEVQCIGATTLDEYRKYIEKDGALDRRFQMVVVNPPSKSEALEILRGLRDRYEAHHRVQITDEALEAAVEMSDRYISGRCLPDKAIDVIDEAGARVRLKAMTRPPDLKELDEQIERLNQDKEEAVANQDFERAAALRDQADKLKKKKETITREWREKAKEVDGTVDEEVVAEVVSKMTGVPLTRLEAEETERLVRMEEELQKKVISQREAVKRISQAVRRSRAGLKDPKRPIGSFIFAGPTGVGKTLLAKSLAEFMFGEAEALIQIDMSEYMEKHNVSRLIGAPPGYVGYEEGGQLTEKIRRRPYSVVLLDEIEKAHPDVFNMLLQIMEEGRLTDNVGRVVDFKNTIIIMTTNAGVEATSQSNVLGFGRSMDDPSNYEEMKERLKVAIEKYFRPEFLNRLDDIIVFHNLTRDDLKHIIDIELTKVRQRLADRGLTLVLTEESKDYIIDKGFNPDYGARPLRRAIENMIEDPMSESILRGEFKGKDLLTVTVGDTEDGRKLVFDATAKGEEALAGAGSSSGEGQPSDEGAGQ from the coding sequence ATGTACGAACGTTTCACCGACCGTGCCCGGAAGGTGATGCAGCTGGCCAACCAGGAGGCCCAGCGCTTCAACCACGAGTACGTCGGCACCGAGCACGTGCTGCTGGGCCTGGTCAAGGAGGGCTCGGGGGTCGCGGCCAACGTGCTGAAGAACCTCGACGTCGACCTGAGGAAGATCCGGGTCGAGGTCGAGAAGATCGTCCAGTCGGGCCCGGACATGGTCACCATGGGCAAGCTGCCCCAGACCCCCCGGGCCAAGAAGGTCATCGAATACGCCATCGAGGAAGCCCGCAACCTCAACCACAACTACGTCGGGACGGAGCACTTGCTGCTGGGCCTGCTGCGAGAGCAGGAGGGCGTGGCCGCCCAGGTGCTGATGAACCTGGGCTTGAAGCTCGAGGAAGTCCGCGAGGAGGTACTCAACTTGCTCGGTCACGGGATGGACGCAGGCGGCGAAGCCGAGCGCGGCGGCGCCGCGGCCAAGGGCGGCAAGTCGAAGACCCCCGCCCTCGACAGCTTCGGCCGAGACCTCACCGAGCTGGCCCGCCAGGGCAAGCTCGACCCGGTCATCGGCCGCCAGAATGAAATCGAGCGGGTGGTGCAGATCCTCTCGCGACGCCAGAAGAACAACCCCGTGCTGCTCGGCGAGGCCGGCGTCGGCAAGACCGCCATCGTCGAGGGCCTGGCCCAGCTGATCGTCGACGCCAACGTGCCCGAGCTGCTCCGGGACCGCCGGATCGTCGTGCTCGACCTGGCCATGATGGTCGCCGGCACCAAGTACCGCGGCCAGTTCGAGGAGCGCATCAAGGCGGTCATGAACGAGGTCCGCCGCGCCAAGAACACGATCCTCTTCATCGACGAGCTGCACACGCTCGTCGGCGCCGGCGGGGCCGAAGGCGCCATCGACGCCTCCAACGTCCTCAAGCCCGCCCTGGCCCGGGGCGAGGTCCAGTGCATCGGCGCCACCACCCTCGACGAGTACCGCAAGTACATCGAGAAGGACGGGGCGCTGGACCGCCGCTTCCAGATGGTCGTAGTCAACCCGCCGAGCAAGAGCGAGGCGCTGGAGATCCTCCGGGGCCTCCGGGACCGCTACGAGGCCCACCACCGGGTCCAGATCACCGACGAGGCCCTGGAGGCCGCCGTCGAGATGTCCGACCGCTACATCTCCGGCCGATGCCTGCCGGACAAGGCGATCGACGTCATCGACGAGGCCGGCGCCCGGGTCCGCCTCAAGGCGATGACCCGCCCGCCCGACCTCAAGGAGCTGGACGAGCAGATCGAGCGCCTCAACCAGGACAAGGAAGAGGCCGTCGCCAACCAGGATTTCGAGCGCGCCGCCGCCCTCCGGGACCAGGCCGACAAGCTCAAGAAGAAGAAGGAAACCATCACCCGGGAGTGGCGGGAGAAGGCCAAGGAGGTCGACGGCACCGTCGACGAGGAGGTGGTGGCCGAGGTCGTCTCCAAGATGACCGGCGTGCCGCTCACCCGCCTGGAGGCCGAGGAGACCGAGCGCCTCGTCCGGATGGAGGAGGAGCTGCAGAAGAAGGTCATCAGCCAGCGCGAGGCGGTCAAGCGGATCAGCCAGGCGGTGCGACGCAGCCGGGCCGGCCTGAAGGATCCCAAGCGCCCGATCGGCAGCTTCATCTTCGCCGGCCCCACCGGCGTCGGGAAGACGCTGCTGGCCAAGAGCCTGGCCGAGTTCATGTTCGGCGAGGCCGAGGCGCTGATCCAGATCGACATGTCCGAGTACATGGAGAAGCACAACGTCAGCCGACTGATCGGGGCCCCTCCCGGCTACGTCGGCTACGAGGAGGGTGGCCAGCTCACCGAGAAAATCCGGCGGCGGCCCTACTCCGTCGTCCTGCTCGACGAGATCGAGAAGGCCCACCCCGACGTGTTCAACATGCTCCTCCAGATCATGGAGGAGGGACGCCTGACCGACAACGTCGGCCGGGTCGTCGACTTCAAGAACACGATCATCATCATGACGACCAACGCGGGGGTGGAGGCCACCTCGCAGTCCAACGTCCTCGGCTTCGGCCGGAGCATGGACGACCCGAGCAACTACGAGGAGATGAAGGAGCGGCTCAAGGTCGCCATCGAGAAGTACTTCCGCCCCGAGTTCCTGAACCGGCTGGACGACATCATCGTCTTCCACAACCTGACCCGGGACGACCTGAAGCACATCATCGACATCGAGCTGACCAAGGTCCGCCAGCGCCTGGCCGACCGCGGCCTGACCCTCGTGCTCACCGAGGAGTCGAAGGACTACATCATCGACAAGGGGTTCAACCCCGACTACGGCGCCCGGCCCCTGCGTCGCGCGATCGAGAACATGATCGAGGATCCGATGTCCGAGTCGATCCTCCGCGGCGAGTTCAAGGGCAAGGACCTCCTGACCGTCACCGTCGGCGACACCGAGGACGGCCGCAAGCTCGTCTTCGACGCCACCGCCAAGGGGGAGGAGGCGCTCGCCGGCGCCGGCTCCTCCTCCGGCGAGGGCCAGCCGAGCGACGAGGGTGCCGGCCAGTAA